Proteins encoded in a region of the Magallana gigas chromosome 8, xbMagGiga1.1, whole genome shotgun sequence genome:
- the LOC117680468 gene encoding E3 ubiquitin-protein ligase TRIM71-like, with product MPFSESQIPVTAQHYLECGIEDCERNCQFYCNDCHQPMCDQCRDEHQRSSKTKNHEVVLFMQRKLRLPVEKCRDHPTKDINIFCDKCSVPLCSKCSTMSAHKGHYFTDLETIYTEKYAACREEIPKIQEHFMPTAKELPKDIEIEATEIKKIMDAIRSSMRDEAKSLRSLVDEVTSYNIEQVNEMEKSLREIFQNQDKTYQDYISYLEDLIKTLYGYLNSTQLLNNPILSSISEHLKTRPIPETTKPVLPEFTPAQFSKEDVVKLLGKITVPNTKPENRKIKSTLTALTHSKPILKQKKPDSLSSSVTKVRRYTVPGVEGVHHVSVGKSDRLWVSDDKGNLIQLDLQGNQLQKIQTNGGSAGYHTVTQDEDLIYTDQNRNIVNRITPGNTITEFIETKKWMPLCVHSSHINGDILVGMVYGNEGKVVRYSKTWKEIQNIQGDNEGQELYRMPKYITENINGDICISDLLKEALVVVNKSGQHRFAYTGQGSTFYPKGVCTDLLGHIIVCDYNSNTVDLLNQDGQFLCLLLTKHQGVWSPYSVCVDDENNLLVGDHHTNQVTVYKYLQ from the coding sequence TCCCAAATACCCGTTACAGCACAGCACTATTTGGAGTGTGGCATTGAAGACTGTGAGAGGAACTGCCAGTTTTACTGTAATGACTGTCACCAACCAATGTGTGATCAATGCAGGGATGAACATCAGAGGAGTTCAAAAACCAAGAACCATGAAGTGGTGCTTTTCATGCAACGCAAACTACGACTTCCTGTGGAGAAATGCAGGGATCATCCAACAAAGGATATTAACATTTTCTGTGACAAATGCAGTGTGCCTCTGTGCTCCAAATGTTCCACAATGTCAGCTCACAAGGGACATTACTTTACCGACTTGGAGACAATTTATACAGAAAAATATGCAGCATGTAGAGAGGAAATCCCTAAAATTCAAGAACACTTCATGCCAACTGCAAAAGAGTTGCCAAAGGATATTGAAATAGAGGCGACAGAAATTAAGAAGATCATGGATGCCATAAGATCATCCATGAGGGATGAAGCCAAGTCTCTCAGATCATTGGTGGACGAAGTGACATCATACAATATAGAACAAGTTAATGAAATGGAAAAATCATTAAGGgagatttttcaaaatcaagACAAAACATACCAAGATTACATCTCTTATCTTGAGGACCTTATCAAAACGTTATATGGATACCTTAACTCTACCCAACTTCTAAATAATCCCATCCTCTCTTCAATTTCTGAACACCTTAAAACCCGACCCATACCAGAGACAACCAAACCAGTCCTTCCAGAATTTACTCCTGCTCAATTCAGCAAGGAGGATGTTGTGAAACTTCTTGGTAAAATAACTGTCCCCAACACTAAACCAGAgaacagaaaaatcaaatccacgCTAACTGCTTTAACGCATTCAAAACCCATATTGAAACAAAAGAAGCCAGACTCTCTGTCTTCGTCTGTCACCAAGGTCCGGAGGTACACAGTTCCAGGTGTTGAAGGTGTACATCATGTTTCAGTAGGTAAATCGGACAGACTCTGGGTTAGTGATGATAAAGGTAACCTTATCCAGTTAGATCTACAGGGTAATCAGCTACAGAAGATACAAACTAATGGTGGATCTGCAGGCTACCACACAGTCACACAGGACGAGGATCTGATCTATACAGACCAAAACAGAAATATTGTTAATAGGATAACTCCAGGCAATACAATCACTGAATTCATCGAAACAAAAAAGTGGATGCCACTTTGCGTACACTCCTCCCACATCAACGGGGACATACTGGTGGGCATGGTGTATGGTAATGAGGGTAAAGTCGTCAGGTACAGCAAGACCTGGaaagaaatacagaacatacagGGGGACAACGAGGGACAGGAGCTGTATAGAATGCCAAAatacatcacagaaaacatcaacGGTGATATCTGTATATCAGATTTACTGAAAGAAGCTTTGGTGGTGGTGAATAAATCAGGACAACACAGGTTCGCCTACACAGGTCAGGGGTCAACGTTTTATCCCAAGGGAGTGTGCACTGATCTCCTGGGCCACATCATTGTGTGTGATTATAACAGTAACACAGTTGATCTCCTGAATCAGGACGGCCAGTTCTTGTGTCTACTACTTACAAAACATCAAGGGGTGTGGTCCCCATATAGTGTGTGTGTGGATGACGAGAACAATCTTCTTGTTGGAGATCATCACACCAACCAAGTGACGGTGTACAAGTATCTACAGTGA